In one Sphingobacterium daejeonense genomic region, the following are encoded:
- a CDS encoding SymE family type I addiction module toxin: MKLSGLWLDRLGFSPQKRVTVTTMDKLLIIRLDE; encoded by the coding sequence ATCAAATTAAGCGGACTATGGCTCGACAGATTGGGATTTTCTCCCCAAAAACGAGTAACAGTGACGACAATGGACAAACTGCTCATTATTCGATTAGACGAATAA